The following DNA comes from Pseudomonas triticicola.
CCTCCACGGCGCAGAACCTGGTGCCGTTCAGCATCGCCAACCCGCTGAACTGGTCGGCGCACAGTTCCCTGGGCTACGCCGATGGCTTGAATCGGGTGATCGATTCGGCGTTCTACAACCTGACCGAGCGCGACTCGACAATCATCGTCGCCAATCTCGACGAGGCATCGCGGAGCAAGACCTGGGTCGAGGACCTGGGCCGCAGCGGCGAGCTGCACAGCGGCAGCACCTTCATCATTGGCACGCAGAGCAGTGACTGGCTCAAGGGCGGGGCGGGTAACGACTTTCTTGAAGGACTGGGCGGCGACGACCGTTTTCGTGATGACGGCGGCTACAACGTCATTTTCGGCGGGCAGGGCCATAACACCTTCGAACTGCAGAAACCGTTGCAGAACTTCAGCTTCGCCAACGACGGCGACGGCACGCTGTACGTGCTCGACGCCTACGGCGGCATCAGCCTGACCCGTGACATCGGCGCGCTGGTCAGCAAAGAAGCCGGTTCGTGGTGGGGCAGCAAGGAGATCACTTGGGGCGTCACCGCCAAGGGTTTGAGCAACGGCAGCGAACTGACCCCGTACAACCATTCGCTCAGCGGTGATGGTTATGGCAATGCCTTGCATGCCACGGCCGACGGCGACTGGCTGTTCGGCTTTGGTGGCGATGATCAACTGATCAGTGACAAGGCGCAGGTGACTTTCGTCGGTGGCGCCGGCAACGACGTAATGACGGCGGTGGGTGGCGGCAACACCTTCCTGTTCAGCGGCGCGTTCGGTTTCGATGCGATCAACGGTTATCAGGGCAGCGACAAACTGCTGTTCATGGGCGTAGAGGGCGCAGGGCAGGGGTATGACTACAAACAGCATGCCGCGCAGTCAGGTGCCGATACCGTGCTGAAGATTGGCGATTATGCCGTGACGCTGATTGGTGTCGGCGTGGCTAACCTGACGGATTCGAGTTTCGTCTTTGCCTGATTCCGAAGTTGCAGGAGATCTCATTGTGGGAGCGAGCCTGCTCGCGAAAGCGCTGGTTCAGGCGATTGTGATGTTGATTGTGCTAACGCCTTCGCGAGCAGGCTCGCTCCCACAGGTACGGCGTACACATGACATTTGAGGGACCGTTAAACGACAAATGAAATGCTCCAGAGCCCCGCGCTCTGGCTGTGAGCTATCTCTGACAATTCCAACAACAAGAGAGGCAATGGCAATGGGTGTATACGACTACAAGAACTTCGGCACAGCCGATTCCGCGGCGCTGTTCAGCGATGCCATGGCGATCACGCTGTATTCCTATCACAACCTCGATAACGGCTTCGCCGCCGGTTACCAGCACAACGGCTTCGGCCTCGGTCTGCCGGCGACGCTGGTTACCGCGCTGATTGGCGGCACCGATTCGCAAGGGGTGATCCCCGGTATCCCGTGGAATCCCGATTCGGAAAAACTCGCCCTCGAGGCCGTGCAAAAGTCCGGCTGGACGCCGATCAGCGCCGCGCAATTGGGCTATGAAGGCAAGACCGACGCACGCGGGACGTTCTTCGGCGAGAAGGCCGGCTACACCAGCGCGCAAGTGGAAATCCTCGGCAAGTACGACGCCCAGGGTCACCTCGTCGAACTGGGGATCGCCTTTCGCGGCACCAGTGGCCCGCGCGAAATCCTCATCGGTGATTCGATTGGCGACGTGATCAACGATCTGCTCGCCGCGTTCGGCCCGGCCGATTACGCAAAAAACTACGTCGGCGAAGCCTTCGGCAATCTGCTCAACGATGTCGTCGCATTCGCCCGGGCCAACGGCCTCAGCGGCAAGGACGTGCTGGTCAGCGGTCATAGCCTGGGCGGCCTGGCGGTGAACAGCATGGCTGACTTGAGCGCTGGCAAGTGGGGCGGTTTCTTCGCCGACTCCAACTACATTGCCTACGCCTCGCCGACTCAGAGCAGCACCGACAAGGTGCTTAATATTGGCTACGAAAACGACCCGGTGTTTCGTGCCCTCGACGGTTCGACCTTCAGCAGCGCTTCGGTGGGCGTGCACGACGCGCCGCATGCCCCGACCACCGACAACATCGTCAGCTTCAACGATCACTACGCCTCGAACGCCTGGAACGTGCTGCCGTATTCGATCCTGAATATCCCGACGTGGATTTCGCACCTGCCCACTGGCTACGGCGACGGCATGACCCGCGTGCTGGAATCGAAGTTCTACGACCTGACCAGCCGCGACTCGACGATCATCGTCGCCAACCTGTCGGACCCGGCGCGGGCCAACACTTGGGTGCAGGACCTCAACCGCAACGCCGAAACCCACAAGGGCAGCACGTTCATCATCGGCAGTGACGGCGACGACCTGATCCAGGGCGGCAGCGGTAACGACTATCTGGAAGGCCGCGCCGGCAATGACAGCTTCCGCGACAGCGGCGGCTACAACATCATTCTGGGCGGGCAGGGCAGCAACACCCTCGACTTGCAGCAGACGGTGAAGCACTTCGATTTCGCCAACGACGGCGCTGGCAACCTGTACATCCGCGATGCCAACGGCGGGATCAGCATCACCCGTGACATTGGCAGCATTGTCAGCAAAGAGCCGGGTTTTCTCTGGGGCGTGTTCAAGGACGACGTGCTGCACAGCGTCACGGCCACCGGGTTGAAAGTCGGCAGTAACCTCACCGCTTATGAATCGAGCGTTAGAGGAACGGCCGCCGCTGACACACTGAAGGCGCATGCCGGCGGTGACTGGCTGTTCGGGCTGGAGGGCAATGATCATTTGCTCGGCGGTGCGGGCAATGACGTGTTTGTCGGTGGTGCTGGCAATGACCTGCTGGAATCGGGCGGCGGGGCGGATACGTTTCTGTTCCACGGCGCGTTCGGCCAGGATCGTGTGGTTGGCTATACGGCCGATGACAAACTGGTGTTTCTTGGCGTGCAGGGCGTGTTGCCGGGGGATGATTTCCGTGCCCATGCGTCGGCGGTCGGGCAGGATACCGTGCTGACGTTTGGTGGGGATTCGGTGACGTTGGTGGGGGTGGCGCTGGGGAGCTTGAGTGCCGACGGGATTGTTATCGCCTGAGGTTGATGCGGGGCCTGTGCCGGCCCCTTCGCGAGCAGGCTCGCTCCCACACTGGATCTGTGTCGTTCACAAATCCCTACCAGGAGCTGCCGAAGGCTGCGATGTGATCGTTCCCACGCGGAGCATGGGAACGATCATTCAGGCCAAGTCAGTCTTCCTTGCGCACGGTCGCGACTTCATCCGCGCGAACCTTGACCTTGGCGCCGGAAATATCCTCGAACTCATAGAAACCGTCCTCGGTCTCGGTCTTCGGCATGTCCTCGGTCAGGTACTGGGTGCCGTTCTGCAACGTCACCACGGTCTGGGTCGAACAGCCCCCCAGCGCCAACAGGGCGGCGACCGCTACAGGAATGCCCAGCATCTTGATTTTCATACCCACCTCTGACTCCTTGCTTGAATGTGATTGCGGGCATTGTCGGCCCTGTAACGCGGTTGGTGCCAGCAGCGGCGGAAAAGTTCGATGGCGGCGCGAAAAAATGCCATTGATCTTTTTCCGTTTGCGCCGGGCAGGGCTGAGCTGGTATCTGTACGCATAACCAGTGTTCGCTTGCCGTGGCTTTGAATTCCCGTGACCTCCAACCCTCTCGACGATCCGTTCTACTACCTCAACAACTTCCGGCAAGTGCTTGATTGGCTTGGGCTTCGCTATGCCGATGTGATGAGCGCGAGCGAGCATGGCTTCATCCGCGACTTCAATACGCTGCCGCAAGCCTCGCAGGGATTGCTGGTACGCATGGTCATGCGCAAGGGCATTCACTTTCGCGCGAGCAAACTCAATTATCTGGAAATCGGCGACATTGCCGAGGCGGCGCGGCCGTTGCTCGAACACGGCTGGCTTGATGAACACGCGGATTTGACACTGGCAGAACTGTTCGATGTCTTGCTCAAGGCCGAGCTGCTGCAAGCGTTCGGCACCATTATCGATCAACCGAAAGGGCGCAAGGACGAGTGGCTGCCCGTGCTGGCCGAACAGTTCAGCGAGGCGCAGACCCTGCGTGTCTGGGCGCCGCAACTGGCTGAGCGGCTGTTCAGCCTGACCCTGATGGACCTGTGCGATCGCCTGCGGTTGATGTTCTTCGGCAATCTGTATCAGGACTGGTCGGAGTTCGTGCTGGCCGACCTGGGCATCTTCACTTATGAAAAAGTCGAGTTCTGTGCCGATTCCCGAGGTCTGCGCAGTCGCGAAGACGTCGACGCCTGCCTGTTCCTGCATCAATGCCAGTTGCGCTTCGAGGCCGGTGAACCGCTGGAAGAGATCGTCGAACAGATCAACGCCGTGCAATTCGACAACCCGTGGCTGCGCCGCCGGCAAGCCAAGGCGTTGTTCCAGATCGGCCAGTATGCCGAGCGCATCGGCGACTTTGCCCTGGCCCTGAGTGTTTACCGCGACTGCGCTTATCCGGGCGCACGGCTGCGGATGATCCGTGTGCTCGAACGCTGCGGCGAATATGCATTGGCGCTGGAACTCGGCACGCTGGCCGAACAGGCACCGCAAAGCGCGGCCGAGCAGCAAGGCTTGCAGCGCATCGTCCCGCGCCTGCGGCGCAAACTTGGTGGCCCGCCGCTCAAGCGTGCCAAGGCCAGAGCGGTCGAGCGCCTCGACTTGCACTTGCCGCGCATCGATCCGGCGCGGTCGGTGGAATTTCACGTACAAGCGCACTTGCACGCCGATGACGGCCCGGTGCATTACGTCGAGAACAGCCTGATCAATTCACTGTTCGGCCTGTTGTGCTGGCCGGCGATCTTCGCGCCGTTGCCGGGTGCGTTCTTTCACCCGTTCCAGCGCGGCCCGGTGGATCTGCTCAGCGAAGACTTCCTCGAGCGCCGCGCCGAGCTGTTCCAGGCCTGCCTGGGCGAACTCGATGACGGCCGCTACGCCGAGACCATCCGCCAGCGCTTCGTCGACAAGTGGGGCATCCAGTCGCCATTCGTGTTCTGGGGCGCGCTCAACGAAGACTTGCTGGAGCAGGCGCTGGCCTGTCTGCCCGCCGAACACCTGAAACACTGGTTCAATCGCCTGCTGCTCGACATCAAGGCCAACCGTGCCGGCATGCCGGACCTGATCCAGTTCTGGCCGCAGCACAAAACCTACCGGATGATCGAAGTCAAAGGCCCCGGCGACCGCTTGCAGGACAATCAGCTGCGCTGGCTGGAGTTCTGCCACGAGCACCAGATGCCGGTGGCCGTGTGTTACGTGCAATGGGCGGAGCAGAGCGCTTGAGTTACAGCGTTGCCGTGCGTGCACTGTGCGAGTTCACCGCCAAGACCGGCGACCTCGACCTGCGCTTCACCCCGTCACCGACCGCGCTGGAAGGCATCGTCGGCCATCGCACCGTGGCCTCGCGGCGCAGCGAGCAGTACCAGAGCGAAGTGGCGCTACAAGGTGAGTTCGGCGAGTTGAAGGTCAAGGGCAGGGCGGATGGCTACGATCCGGCGCAAAACTGCCTGGAAGAAGTCAAAACCTATCGCGGCGACCTGAGCAAGCAACCGGCCAATCACCGCCAGTTGCACTGGGCGCAGGCGAAAATCTACGGCTGGTTGATGTGCCAGAAACTGCAATTGCAGCAGATCAATCTGGCGCTGGTGTATTTCGACGTCGTCAGCGAAAAGGAAACCTGCCTGGTTGAATCCCACAGCGCCGAGTCGCTTCAGGGGTTTTTCGCGCAGCAGTGCGCTTTGTTCCTGCAATGGGCCGAGCAGGAAATGGCCCATCGCGAAGCGCGCAATCTGGCCGCGCAGCAACTGGCGTTCCCGCACGCGGATTTTCGTCCCGGCCAACGGCATCTGGCCGAATCAGTGTTCAAAGCCGTCAGCACCGGCCGCTGCCTCATGGCCCAGGCGCCGACCGGCATCGGCAAAACCCTTGGCACGCTGTTTCCGATGCTCAAGGCCTTGGCGCCGCAGCAACTGGACAAGGTGTTCTTTCTCACCGCCAAGACTCCCGGACGCAAGCTGGCGCTGGATGCCAGCCAGGTGTTGTTCAGGCAAACGCCGGACTTGCCGCTGCGGGTGATGGAAATGGTTGCTCGCGACAAGGCCTGCGAACACCCGGACAAGGCCTGTCATGGCGAATCCTGCCCGCTGGCCCAGGGTTTTTATGATCGCCTGCCGGCTGCCCGCGAAGCCGCCAGCCGCATCAACCTGCTCGATCAGGCGGCGATGCGTGGAGTCGCCGCGCAGCACAGCGTGTGCCCGTACTACCTCAGTCAGGAAATGGCTCGCTGGGCGGATGTGGTGGTTGCCGACTACAACTATTACTTCGACTTCAGCGCGCTGCTGTTCGGTCTGGCCCAGCTCAATCAGTGGAAAGTCGCGGTGCTCGCCGACGAGGCGCACAACCTGGTCGAGCGCGGCCGGCAGATGTACAGCGCCAGCCTCGACCAGTTCACCCTCGCCAGCGTGCGCAAAACCGCGCCGGCAGCGCTGAAGAATGCCCTGCAACGGGTCA
Coding sequences within:
- a CDS encoding polyurethane esterase; this encodes MGVYDYKNFGTADSAALFSDAMAITLYSYHNLDNGFAAGYQHNGFGLGLPATLVTALIGGTDSQGVIPGIPWNPDSEKLALEAVQKSGWTPISAAQLGYEGKTDARGTFFGEKAGYTSAQVEILGKYDAQGHLVELGIAFRGTSGPREILIGDSIGDVINDLLAAFGPADYAKNYVGEAFGNLLNDVVAFARANGLSGKDVLVSGHSLGGLAVNSMADLSAGKWGGFFADSNYIAYASPTQSSTDKVLNIGYENDPVFRALDGSTFSSASVGVHDAPHAPTTDNIVSFNDHYASNAWNVLPYSILNIPTWISHLPTGYGDGMTRVLESKFYDLTSRDSTIIVANLSDPARANTWVQDLNRNAETHKGSTFIIGSDGDDLIQGGSGNDYLEGRAGNDSFRDSGGYNIILGGQGSNTLDLQQTVKHFDFANDGAGNLYIRDANGGISITRDIGSIVSKEPGFLWGVFKDDVLHSVTATGLKVGSNLTAYESSVRGTAAADTLKAHAGGDWLFGLEGNDHLLGGAGNDVFVGGAGNDLLESGGGADTFLFHGAFGQDRVVGYTADDKLVFLGVQGVLPGDDFRAHASAVGQDTVLTFGGDSVTLVGVALGSLSADGIVIA
- a CDS encoding polyurethane esterase → MGLFDYKNADGKGLYSDAIALTLYAYTPTGKPLPATAWAPVTATALGYQGNVGAQGTFFGEQDGFTSAEAEVLGKYDAAGKLIGLGIAFRGTGGLGYSDTFGDLKNNLLAAVGPSDYASSYAKNAFDNLLKAVAAFAITNGIAAKDVLISGHSLGGLGVNSVAELSADNWGGFYKDASYIAFASPTQSSGSQVLNIGFENDPVFRVLDGTTFSTASMGKHDKPHESTTDNLVNFTDNYASTAQNLVPFSIANPLNWSAHSSLGYADGLNRVIDSAFYNLTERDSTIIVANLDEASRSKTWVEDLGRSGELHSGSTFIIGTQSSDWLKGGAGNDFLEGLGGDDRFRDDGGYNVIFGGQGHNTFELQKPLQNFSFANDGDGTLYVLDAYGGISLTRDIGALVSKEAGSWWGSKEITWGVTAKGLSNGSELTPYNHSLSGDGYGNALHATADGDWLFGFGGDDQLISDKAQVTFVGGAGNDVMTAVGGGNTFLFSGAFGFDAINGYQGSDKLLFMGVEGAGQGYDYKQHAAQSGADTVLKIGDYAVTLIGVGVANLTDSSFVFA
- a CDS encoding YgdI/YgdR family lipoprotein, with the protein product MKIKMLGIPVAVAALLALGGCSTQTVVTLQNGTQYLTEDMPKTETEDGFYEFEDISGAKVKVRADEVATVRKED
- a CDS encoding VRR-NUC domain-containing protein gives rise to the protein MTSNPLDDPFYYLNNFRQVLDWLGLRYADVMSASEHGFIRDFNTLPQASQGLLVRMVMRKGIHFRASKLNYLEIGDIAEAARPLLEHGWLDEHADLTLAELFDVLLKAELLQAFGTIIDQPKGRKDEWLPVLAEQFSEAQTLRVWAPQLAERLFSLTLMDLCDRLRLMFFGNLYQDWSEFVLADLGIFTYEKVEFCADSRGLRSREDVDACLFLHQCQLRFEAGEPLEEIVEQINAVQFDNPWLRRRQAKALFQIGQYAERIGDFALALSVYRDCAYPGARLRMIRVLERCGEYALALELGTLAEQAPQSAAEQQGLQRIVPRLRRKLGGPPLKRAKARAVERLDLHLPRIDPARSVEFHVQAHLHADDGPVHYVENSLINSLFGLLCWPAIFAPLPGAFFHPFQRGPVDLLSEDFLERRAELFQACLGELDDGRYAETIRQRFVDKWGIQSPFVFWGALNEDLLEQALACLPAEHLKHWFNRLLLDIKANRAGMPDLIQFWPQHKTYRMIEVKGPGDRLQDNQLRWLEFCHEHQMPVAVCYVQWAEQSA
- a CDS encoding ATP-dependent DNA helicase, which translates into the protein MSYSVAVRALCEFTAKTGDLDLRFTPSPTALEGIVGHRTVASRRSEQYQSEVALQGEFGELKVKGRADGYDPAQNCLEEVKTYRGDLSKQPANHRQLHWAQAKIYGWLMCQKLQLQQINLALVYFDVVSEKETCLVESHSAESLQGFFAQQCALFLQWAEQEMAHREARNLAAQQLAFPHADFRPGQRHLAESVFKAVSTGRCLMAQAPTGIGKTLGTLFPMLKALAPQQLDKVFFLTAKTPGRKLALDASQVLFRQTPDLPLRVMEMVARDKACEHPDKACHGESCPLAQGFYDRLPAAREAASRINLLDQAAMRGVAAQHSVCPYYLSQEMARWADVVVADYNYYFDFSALLFGLAQLNQWKVAVLADEAHNLVERGRQMYSASLDQFTLASVRKTAPAALKNALQRVNREWNALHAPQLAAYQAYDKAPDKLLQAISLCCAAIGDYLNEHPQGLDSGLQNFYFDLLQFARVAELYDEHYLFDISKRDLDRKRPLSQLCLRNVVPAAFIGPRLSAARSSVLFSATLSPRNYYADLLGTPADTVCIDVESPFSAEQLQVHIVSQISTRFNHRQASLEPIVELIARQFSERPGNYLAFFSSFDYLQQVATLLAERHPHITQWLQSRGMAEGARQAFLDQFSADSQGVGFAVLGGAFGEGIDLPGARLIGAFIATLGLAQLNPVNEQMKRRMAAIFGAGYDYTYLYPGMQKVVQAAGRVIRTREDRGTVMLIDDRFAESRIQQLLPRWWAIKSEPALFKSTDSRILQPMTVAGECDE